CTGGCCGTTCTGCAAACCACCCGGCTTGATTTGGTGGTGCTCAATGCCAATTTGGCCGACCCCCCGGCTTCAACGCTTTTGGCCCAATTGACCGCGCAAGAGGTTGATTTGCCAGTGGTATTGGTGGGAGCCAACGGGAAATCGTTTGGCCCGGATAGGGATTTTAATTATCCAAACATCATTGGCTGGCTCAATCAACCCTTTACGCCCGCCGAATTGGCCTCCGTTATTCATTCTGCGCTGGCCAGCCCCCCCTCCACCAGTGATCTGGTTTTGGCCAAACGCGCCGAGTTGGTGGAGGCCAACCAGCAGCTTACGCAGCGAGTTCAGGAGTTGGAAACCCTGTTTAAAATTGGCAAATCCGTCACCGCGCTGCTGGACCTGGAGGCCGTGCTCAGCCTGCTGGTCAAATCTGCGGTCAAGTTGGCCGGGGCCGATGAAGCTTATTTGCTCCTGGTTGATGAAACCAGCGGCGACCTGTACCTGCGGGCGCAGACCAATTTGGGAATTGAGGCCACGCAGGATTTCCGCATCCGGGTTAACGACTCCATTTCCGGCCAGGTGGTCAAAAACGGCGAACCGATTATCCTGGCCAGGGATAGCAACAGCCTGAAGGTAAAAACCGGCTTAACCGTTTATTCTTTGGTGAATGTGCCGGTGAAAGTGGGGCCGGAGGTGATTGGCGTGCTGGGGGTTGATAATCGCCGCCAGACGCGGGCTTTCACCGGCGACGACCAGAAGCTTTTGTCCGCGCTGGCCGATTGGGCCGCCATTGCCATTCAAAACGCCAGGCTTTATGCCACCACCAAAGAGTTCAGCCGCGATCTCAAACTTATCAATCACGTGAGCCGGTTGGTTTCCAGCACCCTGGATGTGGAACAAATTCCTCGCCTGCTCATCCAGCGCACCGCCGAGATTTTTGAGGCCGAGTGCGGCTCCCTGGCCCTGGTGTCGGAAGAAAAAGGCGGGGTGATTTTTCAGGCCGCTTACGACGGCGAGGGTCACGAGATAAAAACCTTGCGCGACTTTTTGATGCCCTTTGGCGAAGGCATTATTGGCACGGTGGCCCAAACCGGCATCCCCCATCTTGTCAACAATGCCCAGCAAGACCCCGGCTGGTCTCCCGTGGCCGACCGCTTGACCGGCTTCACCACCAAAAAACTCATTGCCGTCCCCCTCATTGCCGAGGGCAAGATTTTGGGCGTGATGGAATTGCTCAACAAAAAGGAAGGCGATTTTGGCCAGCGGGATGTTGAACTGCTGCTGCTGGTGGCTGCCTCTGCCGCCATTGCCCTGAGAAACGCCCAGCAATATACGGCCTTAATGCAAAGCAATGCGGCGCTCCGGGAGGCCCAGGCCCGGCGTATTGCCGCCGAGCGGTGGGCCGTATTGGGTAAGGCGGCCGGCAACCTGGCCCATCGCATCAATAACACTACCGCTTTGGTGCCGATGACCACCCAATATCTGGCCGAGTTGTTGCAGCAAGTGGACATGTCCCCTGACCTGAGAAAAGAAGTTGACGAAAATTTGGGCCGCATTGAGCGCAACACCCTTTACACCGTTGACCTGGCCATGGCCCTGTTGCGCCGTTTTCGCCACCAACCGGCGGAGGCGCAAGAGGTTAACGAATTGGTGAAACGGGCGCTGGCCTCTATTGAAATCCCGGCCAATATCAAAGTAGTGTGCCACCTGGACCCCGACTTGCCGGCTGTAAATACCAGCGATTTATTGGTAGACATTTTTGTAGAGCTAATCACCAACGCTGTCCAGGCCATGACCCAAACCGTCAGCCTGCTCCGCATTGCTTCCTTTGCGGTGGGCAACTGCGTTTCTGTGCAGGTAACCGATAATGGGCCGGGCATTCCCAAAGATAAACTCGGCCAGATTTTTGATATGTTCTATACCACCAATCCGCGCGGCCTGGGTTTTGGTTTGTGGTGGGTCAAAACCTTTTTAGAGCAGCAAGGCGGCGAAATTACGGTTGAGAGCCAGCCCAACCAGGGCACAACCTTTACCGTAACGCTGCCTTGCAACCCCTTGCCGCACCCCCCGCCGTTGCGTTCCTGGACAGAATAGGGTAAGATGGCTGGGTAAGGTATTACTGGTTATAAAATTATTGGAGAACACATGATGCGCAAACGTATTTTAGTGGTTGATGATGTGCCCGATTGGCGGGCAATCTTACAAGACGTTTTAAAAAGCGACTATGAGGTCAAAACTGTTGATAATTACCAGGCCGCTATGGACGTGATTCGTAAAAGAGAAGCGGAGCTGGTGATTGTTGACCTGCGCCTCAGCCCCACAGACGAGAATGACCGCCAGGGGATGGAGTTGTTAAAACAATTGGCCGAACATCGCATTAACTCAATTGTGCTCACCGGCTACCCAGAACGCGCTTTGCAGGAAGAGGCTCAGGAGAAATATAAGGCTTTTGAATTTATTGACAAGAGTAAAGTGGCCGGAAACCTTAAACGTCTTCGGGAAGTGGTGCGCGAAGCTTTTAAGATATTGGAGAAAGTACAGGAAAATCAGAATAACGCTATCCAGGCGGCTGCGGCTTTGCAGCCGGTAAAATTTACCCCGGACCTATCGCCCTGGCCCTTACAGAAATACAGAAAAAAATAAATTGCCAATATGCCTGAAAGATTAAACCAATGAGCCTGAACCTGAATATTGAAGGCATTGTTTTATTGCTTTTTTTTATTGCGCCCGGTTTTTTGTACATGCGCACTTATATGGCCTATCGCCCGCGCTACTATGCTGCCCCCAACGCTTTTGCCCAATTTGTGCTGGCCGTTATTGGCAGCGCCATTATCCATGCCACGTTGTTCACCGGCATTGCTTTGGGCTTATTGGGTTTCTGGGCCATTACCGGCAATATACTTTATCTCAACACTTATATTGACCCAACTATTCCGCTTATCAACTATCCTTTGCCCATTTCAGCCCTGATCATCTTTTTTACTATTCTTTATCTGGCCTTTAGTTTGGTGCTGGCCCGCCGTTTTGCGGCCTTTTTGGGGTCTCGCACCGGGGCCAGCCGCCCGCGCTGGTGGAAAAGAATTATGGGCGAAGACCCGCCGGAACCTTTTCTGCTGTGGCACACCATGCTCCAAATCGAGCCGCTCCAACTTGGTTTAATTCCACCCCACCTCAGGATTCAATTACGTAACGGCGAATACTTTGAAGGCGACCTCTACCAGATGCGGCTGGTAGGCGATGAAGAAAACACCGTTGAATTGGCTTTGCGCCGCATCTCCCGCCGGCCCAGCCCGCCAAAGTACGAGGGCGAAGCCGATATGCAGCCCTCGGATTTGGACCCTTTGCCCGACCAGGTTATCCTGCTCAAATCTGCTGATATTCTGTGGCTGACCCGCAACGATATTCCGCGGTAAATAGTATTCGCCTTGCGCATTTTGGGGTTTTACGTAGGCCATCCGCCAAAATGCATTATCCAAAAAGGAACACCTGACGCATGTTTGAAGTTATCTTTCTTGGCACCTCCGCTTCAGCCCCGTCCATTCAGCGCGGGCTTTCGGCCAATATAGTGTTGTACCGGGAGCATCGTTTTTTGATTGACTGCGGCGAAGGCACTCAACGCCAAATTTTGCGCAGCGGCCTGGGCTTCAAACGGCTCAATAAAATATTGCTCACCCACGGCCACCTGGACCACATTCTGGGCCTGGGAGGGCTGGCTTCCACCTTTAGCCGCTGGGAAGCCATTGATTCTATGGAAATCTATGGCGGTTCGGCCACCCTGGCCCGCGTTAAAGATTTGTTGCTCAAAGTGGTTCTGCGCGCCGATAAATTATCCCTCAAACTCAAGTTCATTTCCCTTAAACCCGGCCTTATTTTTGAGGATGACGCCTTTCAATTAAGCGCCTTCCCGGTAACCCACCGGGGCGCGGATTGTTTTGGTTTTTTATTTCAAGAAAAAGTGCGCCACCCCTTTTTAAACGATAAAGCCGAAGCCCTGGGCGTGCCCGTTGGCCCGGAACGGCGGCAATTGGTGGCCGGCAAAGCCGTTACCCTGGCCAACGGCCAGGTGATTCAGCCCGATGCGGTGCTGGGGCCGGCAGTGCCCGGGGCCAAGCTGGTTTTTGTAGGCGATACCGGGCGCACGGATGATTTGCTGGAAGTTGCCCAAAATGCCGATGCCCTGATCATTGAAGCCACCTATCTCAATGCAGAGGCAGAAATGGCCCACCGTTTTGGCCACATCACCGCTACCCAGGCGGCGCAACTGGCCGGCCAGGCTAACGTGCAGCGGCTCTACTTAACCCATCTCTCCCGCCGCTACCGTGACCAAGACGTAGAGGACGAAGCGCGCGCTATTTTTCCCAACACCACGGTGGCGCGGGATTTTGACCGGATAAAAGTAACGAGGGAGAAAAGTCACAGGTTTGAATGAATTATAGGGATTGATATTTACCAAAATGCAACAACTTCTTTATGATAACGCCCAGTCATTCAACCTTTTTCTCACCCATACCCAACTCAACGCTTTTACCCAATACAGCCGGGCACTCATTGCCTGGAATCAGAAAGTCAATCTCACCCGCATTGTCGCGCCGGAAGAAATTGCGGTGAAACATTTTCTCGACTCGCTCTCTGTTTGCCTGGTTTTGCCAAACTTACCCCCAGATCTTTCTATCATTGACGTGGGCGCGGGCGCGGGTTTTCCCGGCCTGCCCCTCAAAATTGCCCGGCCCGAGATACACTTGACGCTGCTGGAATCAACCGCCAAAAAAACCGCATTTCTCCAACATTTAGTTGATCTTCTGCAATTAAACAACGTAACCGTTTTGACCGCTCGCGCCGAAGAGGCCGGTCAGCAGGCCGCACACCGCGAGCAGTACGACGTGGCCGTAGCTCGGGCCGTGGCCGCGCTGCCTATGCTGGTCGAATACACCTTGCCTTTGGTCAAAGTGGGGGGGCGGGTGATTGTCCAAAAAGGCCGGCATCCCGCCGTTGAAGTCAGAACAGCGGTCCAGGCCCTGGGGATTTTAGGCGGCCAGATGGGCCAGATTTTGCCCGTTGACGTGCCGGGGCTGGAGGCCGAACGCCACCTGGTGGTTATTCATAAACAAAAACCCACGCCAAAACAATATCCGCGCCGGCCCGGTCTACCGGCCAAAAAGCCGATTACCTGAACCGGCTATCTTTCTTGCCAGGTATAAGCATTATTGGACATTGTGACCAGCACTGCGGGCGGCATAAGCTGCGCCCGGATGCCATCGGGCGTGATAATACTGGGCACAAGTTCAACATTTTCGCCTGGCGTAAGGCCGTTGAGGTCCACCCATACCCGGATCAAGATGGGGTCGTTCTCGATCTGCTGCAACGTAGGCAACGGCCCGCTGAGCAGCACGTCTACGGTGGGAGGCTTGAGGGTAGCCGTGATGCTCGCCGGCAGGCCGGGCAATTCCACCGGGCGGGCAACCAGCAGGTCCCCGGTGCGAGCCTTGATCTGGACGGTGACGTTTACGGCGCGCACTACACTGCCGTTGTTGGTATCCAAAGCCTGCACCCCGGCCGGCAAGTCAAGCGGAACCTGAGTTTCCAGGTTGCCAAAGGCCTGGCTGATGTTTATGGGCACGGTATCAATAAACCCGCCTATTTCCGCCAAACGTTCCGGCGGGCCTTGCAGGGCCACACTGGCCGGGCTAACGTTCAGGCCGCTTAACCAGTAGCCCAAGGGCGGCGGACCGCTGGGCACCACCCGAACCCCCACGTCGCGGGCGTTGGCGCGCTGCTGGATGGGAATATTGACCCGGACCTGGGCGGGTTCCAGGTTGATCCCGGTCATTTCACGGCCATCTTGGTCTAATGCCTGCAAGGGGCGGGTTTCTTGCAGCGACGCCCCCGCATTGGCCAAAGACACGGAAGTGCGAACCCGGCTGACGGCTTCTACCAGCGGTTCCGGCCCGCTCACCTGAACTTGCGCCGGCACAGCGGCAGGTTGGCCCGTGATTCTGTAGGCCGGCGATAGGTTTTGTTGATCGGGCAAATCTATGGCCACAGGCAGGGTTTTGCTGATAACCGGCGCTATCTCCAGATCCAGGATGGGAGGGTCTACCGATAATACCCGCACCGAGGCAGCGCCGGAATTGACCTGAATAGGCGAATGTTGCAAGCCCGGCAAGGCCTCCTTTAAAGAGACAACCGCCTGAAAACTGGCGGGGCGAAGGGTCAAACCCACCTCGGCCGTGGCTTGCACTATGGCCGATACCGTAGCCGGCGGGGGGGTCATCAGGGCGCTGTTGACCGGCAAATCCACCACCCGCAGGGGGATATTATCCACCCTATACCGCCGCGCCGGATTGGTCTGCTCACTCACAAACGACCAGGCCGCCACCCCCAACAACAGAGAAATCAACATAAGGTTAAAGTATGGCCAAAGGCGGCGCAACAAGGATGGTTGGCCGGACTGTGGCCAGAGTTGAAGAATAAAATGACGCAGCGACAGGGAGGATGGTTGAGCAGTAAGAGGCGCATAAAAATTAAACACCTGTTCCCGCAGAGTGGTGCTTTTGAGGGGGCGCCACAAGCGGCCGTCACGCGCCACCGAAATCTCGCCTGTTTCTTCACTCACCACAATCACCAGGGCGTCGTAGTTTTCACAAAGGCCCACGGCGGCCCGGTGCCGCGTGCCCAGGCGGCGTTCGGCGGGGAGGGGGTTTTGGGTGAGCGGCAATACGCAGCCGGCGGCCGTTATCTGATCGCCGCGAATAATCACCGCGCCATCGTGTAGGGGTGTGCCGGGATAAAAGATGGATTGAAGTAACTCGCCGGTGGCCTGACCGTCAAAAGGGATGCCGGTTTCCACTATCTCCTGCAACGAGTCGTTGCCCTCTAAAACAATCAAGGCCCCGGTTTTACTTCTGGATAGGTTTTCAATCGCCGGCATTAACCTGGCCAAGATCGACTCTGTGGCCGTCTGCCGCACGGCCCGGCCAATGGCCGTATTGCGGCCCAAACGTTCCAATAAACGGCGTAGTTCCGGCTGAAAAATAATGGGCGTGCCTACCAATAGGGCAATCAGGGAAACCCGCACCAGCCAATCAAAGGCGGGCAGGGGCAAGACAATGGTGACAATGAGCAGGAGCGCGCCCAGGGCCAGCGTGCCGCGCAATAAAAAACCGGCCCGGCTTCGCTGGATCAAGTTGAGTAACACAAAAAAGGCCATGCTGACCAGCAGTAAATCTAGCCCTTCCAGCCAGGTTAAATTTGACAACCGGAACATGGCATCGGCATATAAAGATTGTAAGGGCGTCATGGGAGCCTACCGCAGTTTGACCACAGTTTAAAATCCGATTGGTTTTTTCTTTTCATGATAGGTCTTCTTTCCTCCCCCCTCATAAATCTTCCTCCCCCCTCATAAATCTGTTGAGACTTAATTATACGCCAGCAACGGCTTAAACCTTCATCCCTGAGAATCTTTGGGAAAGGAAATTAAGTGTGTGTTGACGACACACCTAATCGGCGGTATACTTTATCCCAAATCATTTTACGAAATCAGGGAATATTTTTGGTGCCCGGACTTGCCCTTAAACCACAATCTTATATCTTGGTCGTTGCCGTCTTGCTGCTGACTCTCTTTTTAACCTCTCCGACCGTAGCCCAGGAGACTGATAGCACCTTTGCTCCCGTTGTTGAAGAAATATTTCTGGCCTTAACCCCCACCGAGCGAGTCGGACAACTCTTTATGGTCTCCTTTAATGGCGCCGACGTAGGCCCTGATTCTGACCTGGCTGAACTGATTCAAACCTATCGCATTGGCGGCGTTGTGCTTTCCGCTCAAAATAAAAATTTCACCAACAACCCGGATGCCCCCTTGCAAGTGTTGGCCCTGACCAATGCCTTGCAAACGCTGGCCCAAGAAGCGCCCCCCTCTTTGACCGAAAGCGGAATAATTACCCCTACTCTGGTCATCACCTCACCCCTTGCCACCACTGCCTCTCTTACCCCAACCTCTACCACCACGCCCACCGTTAAAACTTACCCGCCCCTGCCTCTGTTCATTGCGGTTGGCCATGAAGGGAATGGCTTCCCCTATACTCAAATTCGGGGCGGCCTGACTGACATCCCAAATCAAATGGCTCTGGGGGCAACCTGGAGTCCAGAAAATGCTCGTTTAATCGGCCAGACCGTGGGCCAAGAGTTATCGCTATTGGGCGTTAATATGCTTTTTGGCCCCTCGTTAGACGTTCTGGACAATCCTCGCCCGGAACGGGGCGGGTCGTTGGGGACGCGCACGTTTGGGGGACATCCCTTTTGGGTGGGCAAAATGGGCCAGGCTTATATTAATGGGGTTCACGAGGGCAGCGCCAACCAGGTGCTCACCGTTGCCAAACATTTTCCCGGCTTTGGCAGCAGCGACCGGGAGATCAACCAGGGCGTACCCACCATTTTAAAATCGTTGGATGATTTGCGTGAAACGGAATTACGCCCTTTTTTCCGGGTAACCCGTCTTGACCCGGAAAAACCGCAAGACATGGCTGGTTTAACGGATGGTTTGATGACGGCCCATGTCCGCTACCAGGGTTTGCGGGGCAATGTGCCCATCAGCCTGGATGCCAGAAACCTGCCCACTATTTTGGCTTTGAAAGAGTTTGTGCCCTGGCGTGAAGCCGGTGGCCTGATTGTCAGCGCGCCATTGGGCGCACCGGCTGCGCTGGAAGGGATTACTACCGGCGATAATTTTCCCGCGCGGCGTTTGGCCCAAGATGCCTTTTTGGCCGGCAGCGATATTTTGCTGCTGACCAATTTTTCCTTTGCCAATAAACCTGAAAACCAAATGGTCAATATCAAAAATGCCATTGGCTTTTTTCAAGAAAAATACGCCGGGGACCCTAATTTCCAGGCGGCGGTAGACAAAGCGGTCAAGCGCATCATCAAAGCCAAACTAAAACTGTACGGCCCAAACCTGTTAGAAACCAATCCGCAAAAACAGGTAGAAGATTTGGCCCTCTTAAATGAGCGGGCCATAGACCTTGATCAAATTGTGCAAGCCGGCGTCACTCTGATTACGCCAATGACTCAAGCAGAGGTAGACCCTCTCCCAGACCCCCCCCAGCCTGGCGAGAGTATTCTCATTTTTACCGACAACCGGCAGGCCCAGGATTGCCCCACTTGTCCTGAGTTTGACCTGGTTGGGACAACGGCTTTGCAGGAAATTATTTTGCAACTGTTTGGCCCGGAAGCCACCGGGCAAATACAGCCGGAACAAATCACCAGCCTTAGTTTTACCCAGTTAAAAGCAATGCTGGCCGAAGAAGCCCCGCTCGGTAGCACTGTCACCCAAGCCAGGATTGAAGCCGCCAATTGGATCATCTTTGTTATGCTTGATATCAATAGCGAAAAATATCCCCAATCTGATGCAGTTAGAGAACTCCTGCGTCAGCGCTACGATACCCTGCGCAACAAAAAGCTGGTGTTGTTTGCCTTTGACGCCCCTTATTTTTTAGACGAAACAGAGATCAGTCAATTGACCGCTTACTACGGCTTTTACAGTAGAGGACGCGATTATCTGGAAGCCGCCGCCCGGCTGCTGTTTCAGCAATTTGAGCCGGTTGGCGCTTCGCCGGTGAGAATACCGGCCCTCGGCCCCCTTGATCTCAATCCCGACCCGACCCAGGTTATCCAATTGCAACCGGTGCAAACTATTGACAAAGACGGCAACATTAATCCCCTGGAAGAACAACCCGAACCACGCACCTCTTTAGATTTGGCCGTGGGCGAGAGTATTCTGTTCCGCACCAGTGTGATTGTTGATAAAAATGGCCACCCGGTGCCCGATGGCACGCCGGTAGATTTTTTTAGATTCTATCCATTGGAAGGGCTGTCGCTGGAACCGTTGAGAACCAGCACCGTGAGTGGCGTGGCCGAAATCACCATTGTCAAAGACCGGGACACGCCTTTGCAGGTAAGCGCCTCAAGCGACCTGGCCACTCAGGCCGTTCCTTTTGACATTGGCCCCGGCATTGTTAACACTCCCACGCCTACCATTACCCCTACCCCACCTCCTACAGAGACTTCTACCCCCACGTCTACTTTCACCATGACCCCTACCGTGGAAAATACGCCGACCATAACCCCCACGCCCGTCCCCACCCCCGCCCTGGTGCCACTTCCGCCGCCAAAACCTGTATCCTTTATTGACCTGTTTTATTCGCTGGTAGGCATGATCCTGATTGGAGGCATTGCTTTTACCTTGGGTGGAGATCGTTTTTCGTTAGAGGAACGCATCCGCCCGACCCTGGTGGCCGTAGCCATTGGCCTGGTAGGTTACATTGGTTACACCATTTTGGCTATGATGTATCCGGCTTCATCCCTGGCCGAACGGGGTGCGGCAGGTCACTGGGTAGCGCCGCTGATCAGCCTGGTGTTTGCTATTTTGGGGGTGGCGGCCTGGTTCTTGAAGCCGGGCCGGATTTTCTGGGTAAAAGATGTGGAACGTTTAAAAGCGTTTTGGAGGGAGAGCAGCTTAGGGGCTTATTTCGCTAATGGGGGTCTGCCGGCCCGTCTCCAATCCATTCTCCACAGTCAAGCCGGGCGTGAAAGTGAGAATGACGGCCAGGATCAGGAGGGCGGCAATGAGCGCCAGTAAAACCCGGTTGCGCCAAAAAACAGCCCGCCAGCCATTAACTCGCTCTCCGTTCACCACAATCGGCGCGCCGGTGAGCAACTCTCGCCGAAATTGTTCAATGTTGGCCGGACGTTCTTCCGGGTGCAAGCCCATGGCGTGAAGCACGGCATGCTCTGTTTGCAGCGAAACATCAGGGTTAATAGTTCTGATGCTCAGAGGCGGTTGTTTTTTAGCCTGAATGTAGCGCGTTTTGGCATCGGGCGGTGGCTGGTTGGTGAGCAGGTGGTACAGGGTAGCGCCCAACGAATAAACATCGGAGCGACCATCGGTATGGCCGGTGTCGCCCCCAATCTGTTCCAGGGGCGCATATTGGATGGTTACCCGGCCTTGCAAAACTGTCACCGTGCGATTATCGTCGGGCAGCAACAGTTTGACCAGGCCAAAGTCAACCAGTTTAATGGTGCCGTTAGGGGTAACTTTAATATTTGAAGGTTTTATATCCCGGTGGAGAACAGGAGGGTCTTGTTGATGCAGGTGCTCCAAAGCGTTGATCAACTGCTCGGTCCAGAGGAGCGCCTGCTTTTCAGGAATAAAGGCTTGACGATGTCTGGCGTTTTCAATGATTTCGCGTAAATCTTGGCCAGGCACAAAATCCATTACCAGGTATTCACGGCCATTAAAAAAGAAAAAATCCGACACTTTGGGCAGGTTAGGATGGTCTAAACGGGCCAATACACTTGCTTCCCGGTGAAAGGCCGCTTGAATTTGCTCCTGGTGTTCTTTGGAGGCATTGGGGTCTAAATAAACTTCCTTAATGGCGCACAGGCGACCTTCCAGGCGCAGATCTTCGGCCTGGTAAATGGCTCCCATTCCCCCCTGACCCACCAGGTCCAGAATGCGATACCGAGACCACAAAATAGTGCCGGAATTCAATATTCCTGACATTTTAACTTTTTCTTCTCCAACTTTTGGCGTGTTGATACTTACGGCCGCCGTTGAACGGCCGCAACTATCCTCCTTTGAGGTAAGATACAAATTTACCCAATGATAGCTTAATCTAACAAACCTTTTCTGTCAAAAGCTTCAGGCCTAATTTATGAATTTATGCAGGAGGCAACCACAATGATGTATCAAGAAGTCGCTATGTTATTGGTGCAGGAAGGAAATAGTCCCAAAACACAGTGGTTTTTAACCGAGCCGACCATGATTATTGGCCGCGACGCCACCAGCGACGTGCAAATTGACGACCGCCAGGTATCCCGGCGCCATGCCGAAATCAGCCGTACCCCCAAAGGTTATACTATCCGCGATTTAGGCAGCAAAAACGGCACCTTTCTCAACGGCGAAGCCATTTCCGCCGAGCCTCAATTTATCCGCACCGGCGACGAGTTAAGCATTGCCCTGTGCGCCAAACTAACCTTTATTGAAGACGACGCCACCGCGCCGGCCGTGCCCCTGCAACGACGCGAAGCGGCCATTAAAATGGATTTTGCCGCCAAACGGGTGTGGATCAACGGCCAGGAAGTTGCGCCGCCGCTGTCCGTAGCCCAGTACACCTTGTTAGAACTTTTATACCGGAACGCGGGCAACGTGGTTTCGCGGGACAAGGTGGTGGAAACCGTTTGGTCGGCGGATGAGGCGGAAGGCGTTTCAGAACAAGCCATTGACGCCCTGGCCCGCCGCCTGCGCGAGCGTATCGGCGAGATTGACCCGGATAACAAGCTGTTTGAAACCGTGCGGGGATACGGGTTCCGGTTGAATTTATCGTAAGGGTCCAAACAGCTTGCGGCTGAATATTAAGCGCCCGGCTCACTACCCAACTTTACAGGGCCGCTCGCCGTCAAATGAACCCGGGTGAGGCCATTTTTTATCCACGCCGGCGCCCGCGCCTGGCCTTCCCGGGCCAAGACCAACATCATTCCAAAAATAACCAGGATATTGGTCAGCAAAAAGAAGATGAATTCCTCCAGGGGTAAACGGTTACCCAGAAAGATGTTGAGGGATTGGGCCGGGTTGATGGTCCAGGTGCCGGATTGAATGGCCAGGGCGTCGGCAAAGCTGAGGTAAAACAGCAAGGGCAACAGGGTTGCCGCCACCAGCCGCCGGTGTCGCCAGAGGATGTCGGCGCCAAAGGCTGTTTGCAGCATAATGGGCGGCAAAGCCCAGATCAACTGTAGGGCCAGGTATGTGCCCGGCGCCCAACCCCGGACCAGGATAAGCCCCGCTATTACCCAAATTAAACCCAAAACCGCCGTTGAGATCCGGCGTAGTTGTTGGGCGTAAGGCAGGGGCCGGGGGTCAAACTTGAGCCGGCGGGCCAGGTACAACCACCACAACCCGGCCAGAAAAGTTTGCAACACAAAAAAAATGTATTCCTCAATTGGCACCCAGCCCAGGGTAACGCCGGTAACCAGAGTGGGGTTGTACCACCATACGGCCGTGGCCACCAGGTAGTTGTCCCAGGGGGTGGTATAAACAACGGCCACTACCACGTGCGCCAGCAGCACTATCCAGGCCGGATAACTTTGCCATTCATGGGGCAGTGTGATCCCCCGCTGCCTATCGCGCCAGGTTAAGCCACCAAGCACCGCCAGGGGAATAAGGAGAAACAGAGCCAGAAAAGTAAAATAGCTCATCC
This is a stretch of genomic DNA from Anaerolineae bacterium. It encodes these proteins:
- a CDS encoding lycopene cyclase domain-containing protein → MSYFTFLALFLLIPLAVLGGLTWRDRQRGITLPHEWQSYPAWIVLLAHVVVAVVYTTPWDNYLVATAVWWYNPTLVTGVTLGWVPIEEYIFFVLQTFLAGLWWLYLARRLKFDPRPLPYAQQLRRISTAVLGLIWVIAGLILVRGWAPGTYLALQLIWALPPIMLQTAFGADILWRHRRLVAATLLPLLFYLSFADALAIQSGTWTINPAQSLNIFLGNRLPLEEFIFFLLTNILVIFGMMLVLAREGQARAPAWIKNGLTRVHLTASGPVKLGSEPGA
- a CDS encoding FHA domain-containing protein, translating into MMYQEVAMLLVQEGNSPKTQWFLTEPTMIIGRDATSDVQIDDRQVSRRHAEISRTPKGYTIRDLGSKNGTFLNGEAISAEPQFIRTGDELSIALCAKLTFIEDDATAPAVPLQRREAAIKMDFAAKRVWINGQEVAPPLSVAQYTLLELLYRNAGNVVSRDKVVETVWSADEAEGVSEQAIDALARRLRERIGEIDPDNKLFETVRGYGFRLNLS